A genomic segment from Eremothecium gossypii ATCC 10895 chromosome III, complete sequence encodes:
- the RRP6 gene encoding exosome nuclease subunit RRP6 (Syntenic homolog of Saccharomyces cerevisiae YOR001W (RRP6)): MASTDEDPLFKRIVSTIRAAAALSAQDIDFYRSLHPSVGQELDDTSATVVSLINELLLSVDENNNELKPGRDNFEDSWKELSNVMDNIFEKSDHAFDSIKHGSSSRNEGVNMQYLADSSHDDSTPSKRIEKPQLLFKTPVDNTELHPFKPLLKEKPHALKPLEESLMLAPEEENVPAHYPHPYEYEIDKQPYNDSVLEVRERIDPQPWEATEPIWVDNVESLSQMLDELKEVKELAVDLEHHDYRSYYGIVCLMQISSRSKDWLVDTIALRDDLHVLNVIFTDPTVVKVFHGAFMDMIWLQRDLGLYVVSLFDTYHASRALGFPKHSLAYLLETFAKFKTSKKYQLADWRVRPLPKPLRDYARSDTHFLLSIYDDLRNALVKAGKLAEVLNASRNVAKRRFEYTSFRPRIPDSNVYSPIESTEPWRKLMYQYNLPPSKEPLLKKLYEWRDTVARRDDESVRYVMPNQLLVSLVSLSPSETAGVLSVSTYVTDYVRSNARTLANLIKRTLETIKAGTASVAEFSSSERALSNPAATLSLHMIQNLDDHFRSLLMEAQKQSGSICSQHSSSLLFNSDLATGPSAVEYTNGQKHVIGDNVLQTRKHALLQKFTSQPVEPVTDIEAPSHQSSSENPQVSEDISPSEPQESQNEVQKDEPDFEKSEIVVLRKKKKAHAQKPKGTSSSPTETVDYSNAKEVLGKGTSSTAKRGDKDRPRKRKFDPYGQDNNAPSGVKKKNKPSKGKSISFK, encoded by the coding sequence ATGGCATCCACTGACGAAGATCCTCTGTTCAAGAGAATAGTCAGTACCATTAgagccgctgctgcgcttTCAGCGCAGGATATTGACTTCTATAGAAGCTTGCATCCTTCGGTAGGTCAAGAATTAGATGATACTTCGGCTACCGTTGTCTCGTTAATTAACGAACTCTTGTTATCTGTTGATGAAAATAATAATGAGCTAAAGCCAGGACGGGACAACTTTGAAGATTCATGGAAGGAGCTGAGCAATGTTATGGACAACATCTTTGAGAAATCAGACCATGCATTCGACAGCATAAAACATGGATCATCCTCAAGGAATGAAGGTGTTAACATGCAGTACTTGGCTGACAGTTCTCATGATGACTCGACCCCTTCTAAACGTATCGAGAAGCCGCAATTGCTGTTCAAAACCCCGGTTGACAATACAGAGCTGCATCCCTTCAAACCTCTACTAAAAGAGAAGCCTCATGCACTGAAGCCTTTAGAAGAATCATTAATGCTTGCACCTGAGGAAGAGAACGTTCCCGCTCACTACCCTCATCCATATGAATACGAAATCGATAAACAACCATATAATGATTCAGTGTTAGAGGTGCGGGAGCGTATTGACCCTCAACCATGGGAAGCTACAGAACCTATTTGGGTGGACAACGTGGAATCATTGTCTCAGATGCTGGATGAGCTAAAGGAAGTAAAAGAATTGGCTGTTGATTTAGAGCATCACGACTATAGATCTTATTATGGTATTGTATGCCTAATGCAGATCAGTAGCAGGAGCAAGGATTGGCTTGTCGATACGATTGCTCTCCGCGACGATTTGCATGTTTTGAATGTGATCTTTACAGATCCCACCGTGGTAAAAGTATTTCACGGAGCATTTATGGATATGATATGGCTTCAAAGAGATCTTGGCCTTTACGTTGTTAGCCTTTTTGATACCTACCATGCTTCCCGTGCGCTCGGATTTCCGAAGCATAGCTTGGCTTATTTGTTGGAAACTTTCGCCAAGTTTAAGACATCTAAAAAGTACCAATTAGCCGATTGGAGAGTTAGGCCCCTGCCAAAACCACTTAGAGATTATGCGAGGTCTGATACTCACTTCTTGTTATCAATATATGATGATTTAAGGAACGCCTTAGTCAAGGCTGGAAAGCTTGCAGAGGTTTTGAATGCCTCGAGAAATGTTGCCAAGAGGAGATTTGAATATACCTCTTTTAGACCTAGGATACCGGATTCAAATGTTTATTCGCCTATAGAAAGTACAGAGCCATGGAGGAAGTTGATGTATCAGTACAATCTGCCGCCATCGAAGGAGCCCTTACTCAAGAAACTATATGAGTGGAGAGACACAGTTGCGAGAAGAGATGACGAATCAGTTAGATATGTCATGCCTAATCAACTCCTAGTATCTCTTGTATCATTATCACCCTCTGAAACCGCAGGTGTCCTATCAGTAAGCACATATGTGACAGATTATGTCAGGTCTAATGCTAGGACTCTGGCGAACCTGATAAAAAGAACATTGGAAACAATAAAGGCGGGTACTGCCTCCGTGGCTGAATTCTCCTCTTCTGAGCGTGCGCTTTCAAACCCAGCTGCGACACTCTCTTTGCACATGATACAAAACCTGGACGATCATTTCCGTTCGCTGCTAATGGAAGCCCAGAAGCAATCTGGTTCAATTTGTTCGCAACATTCTTCTTCTCTCCTATTCAATAGCGATCTCGCAACAGGTCCAAGTGCTGTAGAGTACACTAATGGCCAGAAACATGTGATTGGCGACAATGTACTACAAACTAGAAAGCATGCGTTGCTACAGAAATTTACGTCACAACCTGTTGAACCAGTCACCGATATTGAAGCACCTAGTCACCAGTCTTCTTCTGAAAACCCACAGGTCTCAGAGGATATATCGCCATCCGAACCGCAAGAAAGTCAAAATGAAGTTCAAAAGGATGAACCAGATTTTGAAAAAAGTGAGATCGTGGTCTtgaggaagaagaagaaggctCACGCGCAGAAACCCAAGGGAACTTCGTCAAGCCCCACTGAAACGGTCGATTACTCCAATGCAAAGGAAGTTTTGGGCAAAGGTACCTCTTCAACTGCAAAAAGAGGAGATAAAGATAGGCCAAGGAAAAGAAAATTCGATCCGTATGGCCAAGATAATAATGCACCAAGTGGTGTAAAGAAGAAAAACAAGCCTTCAAAAGGCAAAAGCATATCATTTAAATAG
- the PHO80 gene encoding Pho80p (Syntenic homolog of Saccharomyces cerevisiae YOL001W (PHO80)), giving the protein MSVQTSHETSESVTEMELPRQFLSCSRTYLVVLISRMLTSLIGMNDAQGDKSKPIKLTRFHSRVPPAISVYNYLIRLTKYSSLEHCVLLASVYYIDLLTNVYPEFRLDSLTVHRFLLTATTVASKGLCDSFCTNTHYAKVGGVQCSELNVLENEFLERVNYRILPRDDNIRRCSLERQERIFSYSNIPMDKDCALQDRNNGFGVLEKYYHRMIHLIGDFNMSPDKSCNLSFTLAESPTNSIQKTLPGGNDFQTAYPGNIDDGSKSCPNITSNNGSECQLASKEESRSLRSAHMDNNSSVNNSSPQSFSRKRNYSDSSINHLGMCTQLILSKKHSNSQNSHSPREIV; this is encoded by the coding sequence ATGTCGGTCCAAACATCTCATGAGACTTCGGAAAGTGTAACAGAGATGGAGTTACCACGGCAGTTCCTTAGTTGCTCGCGGACATATTTGGTGGTGCTAATTTCACGAATGTTGACATCGTTGATCGGCATGAACGACGCTCAAGGTGACAAATCCAAGCCGATAAAACTGACAAGGTTTCATTCACGGGTGCCACCAGCGATATCGGTGTACAACTACCTCATCAGGTTGACGAAATATTCATCGCTGGAACACTGTGTGCTGTTGGCTTCTGTCTATTACATTGATCTTCTAACGAACGTTTATCCAGAATTCCGACTCGACAGTCTGACGGTGCACAGGTTTCTTCTCACAGCGACAACCGTTGCCAGCAAAGGTCTGTGCGACTCGTTCTGTACCAACACACATTATGCGAAGGTGGGAGGTGTTCAATGTAGTGAGCTTAATGTGCTGGAGAATGAGTTTTTGGAGAGGGTCAACTACAGAATACTTCCACGAGATGATAACATAAGAAGGTGTTCTCTGGAAAGACAGGAGCGAATATTTTCCTACTCCAACATACCTATGGATAAAGATTGTGCACTGCAGGACAGGAACAATGGATTTGGAGTACTTGAGAAGTACTATCATAGGATGATTCATCTCATCGGAGATTTCAATATGTCCCCAGATAAAAGTTGTAATTTATCGTTTACTCTGGCCGAAAGTCCAACAAATAGCATCCAAAAGACTCTACCAGGAGGTAATGACTTTCAAACTGCATACCCCGGTAACATTGACGATGGCAGTAAATCTTGTCCAAATATCACAAGTAATAATGGGTCTGAATGCCAGTTGGCATCTAAGGAAGAATCACGGAGTCTGCGTTCTGCCCATATGGACAACAATAGCAGTGTGAATAATAGTTCACCGCAATCATTTTCAAGGAAGAGGAATTACTCGGACTCGAGTATTAACCATTTAGGAATGTGCACACAACTAATCCTGTCCAAAAAACACTCAAATTCTCAAAACAGTCATTCCCCAAGGGAAATTGTATAA
- a CDS encoding ACR002Cp (NOHBY316; No homolog in Saccharomyces cerevisiae) — MLITILAPHPESCRPPHIEDFRLPLYTYLFRTGRAQTSYHFAELRNLSRKSVGTRYRQPEPYGLAYWCHSTFTSSATEHVAATRLYAGINFRPAVNPPLRYVYKYNDWRRHTEEAVKKGGQKILFFVNWGYIIIIIRLLVCVTVRFVKAEEGFFVGRLRFACFTVP; from the coding sequence ATGCTCATTACCATTCTCGCGCCTCACCCTGAAAGCTGCCGACCCCCTCATATAGAGGACTTCCGTCTCCCTTTATATACATACCTATTTAGAACTGGGCGTGCTCAGACAAGCTACCATTTTGCAGAGCTTCGAAATTTATCGCGAAAGAGCGTTGGAACCCGGTACCGGCAGCCGGAGCCCTATGGCTTAGCATATTGGTGCCATTCTACTTTTACATCTAGTGCCACTGAGCACGTGGCCGCCACTAGACTTTATGCCGGCATCAACTTTCGGCCTGCTGTAAACCCGCCTTTAAGGTACGTATATAAATACAACGATTGGCGACGACATACCGAAGAAGCCGTCAAGAAAGGAGGACAAAAAATACTATTTTTTGTGAATTGGGGTTATATTATCATTATTATCAGGCTCTTGGTCTGTGTAACAGTGCGATTCGTAAAAGCAGAAGAGGGATTCTTTGTCGGCCGGCTTCGGTTTGCGTGTTTTACTGTACCTTGA
- the YPT7 gene encoding Rab family GTPase YPT7 (Syntenic homolog of Saccharomyces cerevisiae YML001W (YPT7)) translates to MSSRKKNILKVIILGDSGVGKTSLMHRYVNDKYSQQYKATIGADFLTKEVTVDGDKVATMQVWDTAGQERFQSLGVAFYRGADCCVLVYDVTNAKSFENVKSWRDEFLVHANVPSPESFPFVILGNKIDVEESKKVVTTRTSQELAKSLGNIPFFLTSAKNAINVDDAFEEIARSALQQSQADAGAYEDDFNDAINIQLDGEPSSCNC, encoded by the coding sequence ATGTCATCTAGAAAGAAGAACATTCTAAAAGTTATCATTTTGGGTGATTCCGGGGTGGGCAAGACATCCTTGATGCACCGTTATGTGAATGATAAGTACAGCCAGCAGTATAAGGCAACAATTGGCGCCGACTTCTTGACCAAGGAGGTGACGGTGGACGGCGACAAGGTGGCCACGATGCAAGTTTGGGATACTGCTGGTCAGGAGAGGTTCCAGTCTTTAGGCGTAGCCTTCTATCGAGGGGCCGACTGCTGTGTGCTAGTTTATGACGTAACCAATGCGAAGTCTTTTGAAAACGTCAAATCCTGGCGTGATGAGTTCTTGGTGCACGCCAACGTGCCATCGCCTGAGTCTTTCCCCTTCGTGATCTTGGGCAACAAGATCGACGTGGAGGAGTCCAAAAAGGTGGTCACCACTCGCACCTCCCAGGAGTTGGCGAAGTCTTTGGGCAACATTCCATTCTTCCTTACCAGCGCGAAGAACGCCATCAACGTCGACGACGCTTTCGAGGAGATCGCCCGCAGTGCTCTACAGCAAAGCCAGGCGGACGCAGGCGCGTACGAAGATGATTTCAACGACGCCATCAATATCCAGTTGGACGGGGAGCCCAGCTCATGTAATTGTTGA
- the ALG6 gene encoding dolichyl-P-Glc:Man(9)GlcNAc(2)-PP-dolichol alpha-1,3-glucosyltransferase (Syntenic homolog of Saccharomyces cerevisiae YOR002W (ALG6)): MNQGRLRDKPRMEGAPPSKEPGQKGIATDAKKPGLKEAFFASPLYDFLYPLRPVTNQWAAKYIIVIFALIIRLAVGLGGYSGMGKPPMFGDFEAQRHWMEVTQHIPVSKWYFHQLQYWGLDYPPLTAYHSYLLGKLGSYISPEWFSLHASRGYESEDLKSYMRLTVILSELCFYIPAVLYFTRWIGRRRQQSPIGQYIAGAAILFQPALILIDHGHFQYNCVMLGLTVCAINNLLDQYYALAAVNFVFSLGFKQMALYYAPVMFVYLLSRSIYYPRLNIPRFVAVAVATLIAFGVLYAPLYLLGNISAIFQSIHRVFPFERGLFEDKVANFWCVTNVLVKYKTKYTTSQLKFFSLVLTSAAMLPSLIITFLYPKKFMLPYALAACSMSFFLFGFQVHEKTILVPLLPITLLYTSTDWNVLSMVAWINNIALFTLWPLLKKDGLSLQYAIMFLLSNWLIGNFSFITPTFLPKVLTPGPSVSDVADGYRRRSLLPSNIIWRIIIVVSYICVGAIHIAELWYPPSQRLPDIWVLANCLVGCSSFALFWMWNNYKMFAMRNSTISDL; encoded by the coding sequence ATGAACCAAGGGAGACTAAGAGACAAGCCGCGCATGGAGGGTGCTCCTCCGTCGAAAGAGCCAGGACAGAAGGGCATAGCTACGGACGCTAAGAAGCCTGGTTTAAAAGAAGCGTTCTTCGCATCGCCACTGTACGACTTTCTATACCCTCTAAGACCGGTAACGAACCAATGGGCGGCGAAGTACATCATTGTTATCTTTGCGCTTATTATAAGGCTAGCGGTGGGCCTTGGAGGATACTCGGGAATGGGGAAGCCACCCATGTTCGGGGATTTCGAAGCACAACGTCACTGGATGGAAGTGACGCAGCATATCCCTGTTAGCAAATGGTATTTCCACCAGCTACAGTACTGGGGTCTGGACTACCCTCCCTTAACCGCGTACCACTCATACTTGCTCGGGAAGCTTGGTTCATACATATCCCCGGAGTGGTTTTCGTTACATGCCTCGCGCGGCTACGAAAGCGAGGACCTCAAGTCATACATGCGGCTGACAGTGATATTAAGTGAGTTGTGTTTCTATATTCCAGCCGTTTTGTACTTCACGCGCTGGATAGGAAGACGCAGGCAGCAATCGCCAATTGGGCAGTATATTGCTGGTGCGGCCATATTATTCCAGCCGGCACTGATCCTGATTGACCACGGACATTTCCAGTACAACTGTGTCATGCTAGGTCTAACAGTATGTGCTATTAATAACCTTTTGGACCAGTATTATGCTTTGGCCGCGGTAAATTTTGTTTTTTCGCTGGGATTTAAGCAGATGGCTCTGTATTACGCACCTGTTATGTTCGTGTACTTGCTGAGCCGTAGCATTTATTATCCGCGACTGAATATCCCTCGCTTCGTCGCAGTAGCAGTGGCTACTCTGATTGCATTCGGTGTATTGTACGCTCCATTGTATCTATTGGGCAACATAAGTGCTATTTTCCAATCAATTCACCGCGTCTTTCCTTTTGAGAGAGGGCTCTTTGAGGATAAGGTCGCAAATTTTTGGTGTGTCACTAATGTACTGGTCAAGTATAAGACCAAGTACACCACCTCACAGCTCAAGTTTTTCTCCTTGGTCCTCACTTCCGCTGCAATGTTACCATCGCTGATTATTACCTTCCTCTACCCGAAGAAATTTATGCTTCCGTATGCCTTGGCTGCGTGTTCCATGTCGTTCTTCCTTTTTGGCTTTCAAGTCCATGAAAAAACTATCCTTGTCCCCTTGTTGCCGATAACTCTTCTTTATACTTCGACCGACTGGAACGTCCTTTCCATGGTTGCATGGATTAACAATATTGCGCTTTTCACCTTATGGCCGCTGCTTAAAAAAGATGGCCTTTCTCTTCAATACGCCATCATGTTTCTTCTGTCGAATTGGCTGATCGGTAACTTCAGCTTTATCACACCCACCTTTCTGCCAAAGGTCTTGACACCAGGGCCATCCGTCAGCGATGTTGCAGATGGATATAGACGTAGGAGCCTGCTTCCAAGCAACATAATATGGCGCATTATAATTGTGGTATCTTATATCTGCGTAGGGGCAATTCACATCGCAGAACTGTGGTATCCACCTTCTCAACGTCTCCCAGATATATGGGTTCTCGCAAACTGCCTCGTGGGGTGCTCATCCTTCGCACTGTTCTGGATGTGGAACAATTATAAAATGTTCGCGATGCGGAATAGTACAATCAGTGATCTATAG